The genomic window GAACGCCCGGACCCAGAGTGATTCCGTGGCGACCTCGTTCATGGCGATCACCATGATTTCGCAGGACAGGATGAAGTCGGTGGTAATGGCCCCCTTGGTCACCTTCGCCTCGGCTTCAGGGCCCCGCTGCACAGCAGGCGCCTTTTCGGCGTCAGCATGCCCGCGGAGTTTGTGCCAGACCTTTTCGGCGCCCTCGTAGCAGAGGTAGGTGCCACCCAGCATGAGGATGAACGGAATGATTCCGGGGATAAACGCACTTACCAGTAGCAGGGCCGGCAGGATGATGACCAGTTTGTTGCGCAGTGAGCCCCAGAAGATCTTTTTGATCATGGGAAGTTCGCGGGACGGATCCGCCCCGGACACGTACTGCGGGGTAACTGCGGCGTCGTCGATGACGACACCGGCGGCTTTGGCTCCGGCCTTGGCTGCTCCGGCTGCGATGTCGTCCACGGAGGCGGCCGCAATGCGGGCCAAGGCAGCTACGTCATCGAGCAGGGCGACGAGACCGCCGCTCACAGGGCTGCTCCGTCCAGGTCAGGAACGGATGGCTGGGTGTGGACAACTGGTACGAGGAGCATGAAAGGCATGCTCGGAGTATACGGTGGCCGGCGGATCGGGGAGTGGCCGTGACGCGCCTTGGCCTGCAGATCGGAATCCAAAATCAACTCTGGCACGGTTTGTTCATGACGGACGTCACTAACCGAGTCCGCCTATGCTGTCCCCATGACTTCCGATGAAGAAAAAGACCCGCCCGTACCCGCTGACGTTGAGGGCAAGATGCCTAAAAAGGTGCACGACACCGCGGACAAAGAGGCAAGCAAAGCAGCCAAGGACAAGCCCCGCGGAAGCTGACGCACCGAAGCCCTAAAGGGGTGTTGACAGACTCGAAGTAACGCGGGTAACCTAAGTCACATGCCCGGCAAGTAACGCGCGTTACCAACGACGCTTTACGCCAGGCTTCCCAGACAACGAAGGTCCGGGGCGAACATCCAGATCAGCGAAGACACCGGAGCATTCGATGGCGAAAAGCACCACCCCTGGCGACCCCGCAGCCATACGGCAGCGTGGGGTCACCATGAAGGACGTCGCCAACCATGCCGGCGTTTCCAGAACTGCTGTTTCCTTTGTGCTGAGCAACCGCGAAAACGCCAGCATCTCCGAGGAAACACGCAACCGCATCAACCACGCCGTGCAGGAGTTGGGCTACCGCCCCAATGCCGGTGCCCGGGCGCTGGCATCACAGCGCAGTGACTGGTACGGAATCGTGACGGAGATCGTCACCGCGCCCTTCGCCGTCGACATCATCAAAGGTGCCCAGGACCAAGCCTGGCTTGACCGCCGGTTCCTGCTCATCGCGCCCTCCGACCAGGCCGATGCCGTAGGACCCAACCAGGGCTTGGAAGATGCCGCCACTGAGAAGCTGTTGGAACAAAGAGTGGAGGGGCTTCTGTACGCAGCCACTTTCCACCGGGGCGTCCATGTTCCGGAGAGCGCCAATGAAGTACCAACCGTACTGATCAACTGTTTCGACGCCGACGGAAAGCTGCCCTCAATCGTCCCGGACGAGCGCGGGGGTGGCCGGGCGGCCGTAGAACGTTTGCTGCAAGCTGGTCACGAGAAGATCGGGGTCATCAATCTTGACCCCGTGATTCCCGCGGCAGTTGGGCGTTTGGAGGGTGCACGCGAAGCACTCGCCACCGCCGGACTGGAGTTGGACCCCGAGTTGGTGGTGTCCGGCTATGCAACGGCGGACGGTGGCTATGACGCCGCCTGCCAAATCCTTGACCACTATCCGCCACAGGACAGGCCTACGGCGCTGTTCTGCTTGAACGACCGTATGGCGATGGGTGCTTATGACGCCATCAAGGAACGGGGCCTGACCATCCCCGGGGACATCGCCGTGATCGGCTTCGACAACCAGGAACTTATTGCGGCCTACCTGAGGCCGAAATTGACCACGGTTGCGTTGCCCTTCGAAAAAATGGGCGCCCTGGGTGTCCAGACGCTCGCCGCTCTTACAGCAGGACAGCCGATCAACGCCGACCAGCAATTGGTCGACTGTCCGCTGCTAGAACGCTCTTCGGTCTGACCGCGAAATCAACGCCGAAGAGCCAACCCCTCACCCACCCCTTCACCTTGGACGATGAAGACAGGAAAGAGATAACCATCATGACACAACCCCGATACTTCCGGGCTGCCCGGATGACGGCGGCAAGCCTTGCCGTGGGCGCAATGCTGCTCACCGGCTGCACCGCCAACGTCACCAAGACCAGCACCTCCGACGCCGGAGCGAACGCCAGTGCCTTCCTCACCATTCCGCGGGAGGACATGGGCACGTTCGTGCAGAACTTCAACCCGTTCGCTCCCACCGTGAATCCCATGGTTCAGCAGTCCATTTACGAATCCCTCCTGGTTTTCAACCCGGCCAAGGGCGATACAGTGCCGTGGCTCGCCACTGAATGGGCCGCAGCAGAGGACGGCAAGTCCATCACCTTTACACTCCGGGACGGCGTGAAGTGGTCCGACGGCCAGCCTTTCGTGGCCGACGATGTTGCCTATACCTTCGAACTCCAGAAGAAGATCAAGGGCGGCTTCGACTATCTGGACACTGTCACGGCTGAAGGCAACAAGGTCACCTTCAACTTCAACAAGCCATGGTCGCCTGCCCTGTACGACGTCGGTCAGCTCACCATCTTGCCCAAGCACATCTGGTCCGCGTTGCCGGACCCCGAAAAGGACGCGAACGCCAAGCCGGTAGGCACGGGACCTTACACCGAGATTGACAGCTTCCAGGCCCAGTCCTTCGTGCTGACGAAGAACCCCCACTACTGGCAGCCGGAAAAGCAGAAGATCGCAGGCATCAAGATGCTTGCTTTCGCAGGCAACGACGGCGCCAACCTCGCCGCTGCCAACGGAGATGTGGACTGGGCTCCGCAGTACATCCCGAACATAGAAAAGACCTTCGTTTCCAAGGACAAGGAACACCGCCAGTACTGGTTCCCGGCTACCGGCGCCATGATCAACTGGCAGCTGAACACCACCAAAGCTCCGTTCAACGACGTTGATGTCCGCAAAGCACTGAGCATGGCCGTGGACCGTGACCAGGTCACCAAGATCGGCATGAGTGGCTACGCCAAGCCGGCGGACTGCACCGGACTCTCCGGCAACTATGAGAAGTGGAAGAACCCCGCAGTCAAGGACAGCTGCACGTGGACCAACCATGACGTCCAGAAGGCCAACGAGCTCCTGGACAAAGCGGGTTACCCCAAGGGTGCTGACGGGAAGCGCACTCTGAAGGACGGCAAGCCGTTCGAATTCAAGATCTCCGTGGGCGCAACGTCCTCGGACTGGCTCTCCGTAGCCAATGTCATCGCACAGAACCTGGCCGAAGTTGGCGTGACGGCCAAGGTGGAATCCCCGGACTGGGCGGCAGTGGTTGCCGGCTATGAGACAGGAGACTTCGACTCGGGCATTGTCTGGAGCGCGAACGACCCCAGCCCGTACAAGTACTTCAACACTTCCATGGGCACCGCCAGTGTGAAGCCGGTAGGCACCAAGACGTTCGATAACTACCACCGCTTTGGCGATCCCAAGGCCGACGTCCTCCTTGCCGACTTCGCCGCAGAGGCCGACGAGTCCAAGCAAAAGGACCTCGCCAACAAGCTGCAGGAAGAGTACAACGACGTCGCACCGCTGGTGCCGCTGTTCTCCGGCCCTGAATGGGGCGCCTTCAACGACACCCGCTTCACCGGATGGCCCACCGAAGAGAACCCCTACGCCACCCTCTCAGTGAAGTCGCCCACCACGGTCCTGGTTTTGACCACGCTGGAACCGCGCAAGTAGTCCCCACCGCCGCCCTCACCTCGCTGCGCTTCGGCCAGGGAACCCGGGCGGCGTGGGCCCATCCACCGCCGCCCTCACCTCGCTGCGCTTCGGCCAGGGAACCCGGGCGGCGTGGGCCCCTGCCACCGGGTCATCTACGGCCTGGCATTGCACGCCCGGCGGGTTGGCCGCTAACCGGCCAACCCGCCGGGCGTGCCCCCTTTCTTTCCGCACTTTCCGCAATTCCCGAATGGAGGGAAACCGTGCGCTTCATCCTGCGCCGCCTGGGTTTCTACCTGATCGCCTTCTGGGCATCCATCACCCTGAATTTCCTGCTTCCGCGGTTCATGCCCGGAGACCCCGTGTCCCGCATGTTTGCCCGCTCCCAGGACCGAATGCAGCCCGAACAAATCGAGGCCCTGCGAAAGCTGCTGGGTGTTGATGACCGGCCCATTTGGGAGCAATACATCAACTACATGCAGAACATCTTCACCGGGCAGATGGGTGTTTCCATTTCCCGTTTCCCCACGCCGGTTACCGAGGTCATCTCCTCGCAGATCGGATGGACGCTGTTGCTGGGCGGCACCGCGCTGGTGATTGCCGCCGTCGTGGGCAACCTGTTGGGGATCCTCGCTGCTTGGCGGCGCGGCGGCGCGATCGACTCGGCGCTTCCTCCATTGCTGGTTTTCATCGGCTCCTTCCCGTATTTCTGGCTGGCCATGGGTGCGCTGTACCTGTTCGGGGTGGTGCTGGGGTGGTTCCCGATCCGTCATGCCTTCACTGACGGTTTGGAACCTGCTTTCACTTGGGAGTTCATTGGCGACGTCGGTGCCCACCTTGTGCTGCCGGCGTTGACGATCGTGCTGGTTTCCATTGGCGGCTGGATGCTGGGCATGCGGAACACCATGATTGCCACGAACTCCGAGGACTACATCACCATGGCCGAGGCCAAGGGACTCCGTCCGGGACGAATCATGCTCCGCTACGCAGCACGCAACGCCATGCTGCCTTCAGTGACCAGCTTCGGCATGGGGCTGGGGTTTGTGGTGGGTGGTGCGCTGCTCACAGAGGTGGTTTTCGCCTACCCCGGTGTCGGCTACCAGCTGCTCAACGCCGTCCAGGGCCTTGACTATCCGCTCATGCAGGGCTTGTTCCTGACCATCACCGCCGCTGTGCTGCTTGCCAACTTCCTGGTGGACATCCTCTACGTCCGCCTCGACCCGCGCGTGCGCAGCAACTAGAGGACTGACCATGACAACCGCACTTTTGAAGCAGCCAACCACCACACCGGCTGTCCGCAAGCCCAACCGCAGCTTCATCCACGGCCTCATCAGCAACAAGAAAGCACTGACAGGCATGGCCGTGATGCTTATCTTCATAGCCTTGGCCTTGCTGGCGCCGGTGCTGTTCCCGGGAGACCCCTCGAGGATCACCGCGATGGCATCACTGGAACCATCGGCCGAGCACTGGCTGGGGACCACCGCCAAGGGACAGGACGTGCTCGCGCTGACCGTCCACGGTTCCCGCAGTTCCCTGTTCGTGGGACTGACCGTGGGCCTGGCATCGACCTTCATCGGCATCCTGGTCGGACTTGCCTCGGCTTACTTCGGCAAATTCATCGACGAGGCACTGTCCCTGGTGACCAACGTCTTCCTGCTCCTGCCCGGCCTGCCGCTGCTGGTCATCCTGGCCGCGTTCCTTCCGCCGGGCCTGGGCACCGTGATTCTGGTTCTGGTGGTCACCGGATGGGCCGGTTCGGCACGCGTCCTGCGCTCCCAGGCCCTCTCCATCCGATCCAAGGACTTCGTGGCCGCAGCCGTAGTCTCCGGCGAACGGGCAGGCCGGATCATGTTCCGCGAAATCCTGCCCAACATGGCCTCGATCGTCATGGGCACCCTGCTGGCATGCGTCATCTACGGAATCGGAGCCCAAGCGGGCCTGGAATTCCTGGGCCTGGGCGATGTCAGCACGGTCTCGTGGGGCAACAACCTTTTCTGGGCCGGCAATGAAGGCGCGCTGCTCACCGGCAGTTGGTGGGTCTTTGTACCCTCCGGCGTGTGCATTGCCCTGGTTGCCTTCGCCCTCGCCCTCATCAACTACGCCGTCGATGAGGTTACCAACCCGCGCCTGCGAAAGATCAAGACCCCCAAGACGTCAGCCGGCACCGCCGAAAGGAGCGCCGCCAAGTGACCATTTCCCAGGTTTCCTTCGGCTCCCACGAACCCGTCCTTGAGGTCAAGGACCTCACGGTCAAGTACATCGGCGATACCAGGTCCACCACCGCCGTCGACCGTGTTTCCTTCAGCATCGGCACCGGTGAGGTATTCGGCCTCGCCGGAGAATCAGGGTGCGGAAAGTCCACCATCGCCAACTCGATCATGAGGCTCTTGAAGGACCCGGCCAAGATTGCCGGCGGCAGCATTTCCTTCGGTGGCAAGGACGTCCTGGCCATGAGCCAGGAGGAGCTGCGGCGCTTCCGCTGGCAGGACGTGGCCATGGTCTTCCAATCGGCCATGAACTCGCTCAACCCGGTCCTGACCATCGGCGAACAGATCGTGGACATTTTCACCACCCACGCCGGCTACTCGCGGAAGGAATCGATGCGGCGTGCCGCCGGGTTGCTGGAGTTGGTCAGGATCGACCCCGCGCGGCTCAAGTCCTATCCGCACCAGCTCTCCGGTGGCATGCGCCAACGTGCCGTCATTGCCATGGCGGTTGCACTCAAACCATCGCTGTTGATCCTGGATGAACCCACCACAGCACTTGACGTGGTGGTCCAGCAGGAGATCATGGCCCAAATCAAGGAACTGCAGCGGGAGCTGGGTTTCTCCGTCCTGTTCATCACGCACGATATGTCCCTCATGGTGGAACTCTCGCACCGCATGGCCGTCATGTACGGCGGCAGGATCGTGGAGACCGCCAAGGCCCAGGATGTCTACGCCAATCCCCGCCACCCCTACACACAAGCCCTGATGGGTGCGTTCCCGCCGCTCACCGGACCACGGGTTCCACTGACCGGACTGCCCGACGGCGTGAAGTTCCGCAACATCCCGGACCTCACCGAGGCCGCCCCCGGCCATTTTGTGGCCCCCTTCGGTGCCGGCACGCCAGTGATCGAACCCGCCAACCTGGAAGGAGTCGCGCTGTGAGCCACTCTGTCATGACCCCGCGGCCGGAGACCCTGACCGGCAGCCCTGCCTTGGAAATCCGCGGCCTGGGAAAGTCGTTCCCGGTGGGCGGCCTGTTCTCCCGTGACTCTGTACGCGCTTTGCACGGCGTCGACTTGACCCTTGGCCGCGGTGAAATCGTGGCGCTGGTGGGGGAGTCAGGTTCGGGCAAGAGCACTTTGGCCCGCTGTGTGGCAAGGCTCGAGAAGCCAACCGCAGGCGAAATCCTCATCGACGGCGTCGATGTCCTGAAGCGGGACAGGTTCCAGGCGTCACGGGCGTTTCGGTCCCAGCTCCAGATGGTCTTCCAGGACCCTTTCGGTTCCTTGAACCCTGCCCACAGGATCGAGCACTTCCTGCAGCGTTCGCTGGCGATCCACGGCAAGGCCGGTAAATCCGGTGACGAGGCCCGGCGGCGGCTTGAGGGACTCATGACAACTGTTGGCCTCGAGGCGGACATGTTGAACTCCTACCCGCACGAGCTCTCCGGTGGTCAGCGCCAACGTGTGGCAATTGCCCGGGCACTGGCCGTCGAACCTCAGGTCATCCTGGCCGATGAGCCCACCTCAATGCTCGATGTTTCCGTCAGGATCGGCGTGCTCAACCTCATGCGCAAGCTCCGGGACGAGCAAGGCATCTCCATGCTTTACATCACCCATGACCTGGCATCGGCCCGCTACCTGGCTGACCGGACAGCAGTCATGTTCGCCGGTGAACTGGTGGAGGAAGGCGAATCGCTGGACCTGCTGGCAAACCCTGCGCATCCATACACGC from Arthrobacter sp. StoSoilB20 includes these protein-coding regions:
- a CDS encoding DUF808 domain-containing protein; translated protein: MSGGLVALLDDVAALARIAAASVDDIAAGAAKAGAKAAGVVIDDAAVTPQYVSGADPSRELPMIKKIFWGSLRNKLVIILPALLLVSAFIPGIIPFILMLGGTYLCYEGAEKVWHKLRGHADAEKAPAVQRGPEAEAKVTKGAITTDFILSCEIMVIAMNEVATESLWVRAFILVVVAIAITVLVYGAVGLIVKMDDIGLHLTTKNSQGSQRFGRLLVKGMPAVLATITLVGTIAMLWVGGHIMLQGAHDLGWHGPYDLVHVLESPFTGIPVVGGFLAWLVNTVCSAVLGAIWGLLVMVIVHPLLKVLPLGKKGKEEHEEGDLRAAISGHQPAQDHAQEERA
- a CDS encoding LacI family DNA-binding transcriptional regulator, giving the protein MAKSTTPGDPAAIRQRGVTMKDVANHAGVSRTAVSFVLSNRENASISEETRNRINHAVQELGYRPNAGARALASQRSDWYGIVTEIVTAPFAVDIIKGAQDQAWLDRRFLLIAPSDQADAVGPNQGLEDAATEKLLEQRVEGLLYAATFHRGVHVPESANEVPTVLINCFDADGKLPSIVPDERGGGRAAVERLLQAGHEKIGVINLDPVIPAAVGRLEGAREALATAGLELDPELVVSGYATADGGYDAACQILDHYPPQDRPTALFCLNDRMAMGAYDAIKERGLTIPGDIAVIGFDNQELIAAYLRPKLTTVALPFEKMGALGVQTLAALTAGQPINADQQLVDCPLLERSSV
- a CDS encoding ABC transporter substrate-binding protein, encoding MTQPRYFRAARMTAASLAVGAMLLTGCTANVTKTSTSDAGANASAFLTIPREDMGTFVQNFNPFAPTVNPMVQQSIYESLLVFNPAKGDTVPWLATEWAAAEDGKSITFTLRDGVKWSDGQPFVADDVAYTFELQKKIKGGFDYLDTVTAEGNKVTFNFNKPWSPALYDVGQLTILPKHIWSALPDPEKDANAKPVGTGPYTEIDSFQAQSFVLTKNPHYWQPEKQKIAGIKMLAFAGNDGANLAAANGDVDWAPQYIPNIEKTFVSKDKEHRQYWFPATGAMINWQLNTTKAPFNDVDVRKALSMAVDRDQVTKIGMSGYAKPADCTGLSGNYEKWKNPAVKDSCTWTNHDVQKANELLDKAGYPKGADGKRTLKDGKPFEFKISVGATSSDWLSVANVIAQNLAEVGVTAKVESPDWAAVVAGYETGDFDSGIVWSANDPSPYKYFNTSMGTASVKPVGTKTFDNYHRFGDPKADVLLADFAAEADESKQKDLANKLQEEYNDVAPLVPLFSGPEWGAFNDTRFTGWPTEENPYATLSVKSPTTVLVLTTLEPRK
- a CDS encoding ABC transporter permease, producing the protein MRFILRRLGFYLIAFWASITLNFLLPRFMPGDPVSRMFARSQDRMQPEQIEALRKLLGVDDRPIWEQYINYMQNIFTGQMGVSISRFPTPVTEVISSQIGWTLLLGGTALVIAAVVGNLLGILAAWRRGGAIDSALPPLLVFIGSFPYFWLAMGALYLFGVVLGWFPIRHAFTDGLEPAFTWEFIGDVGAHLVLPALTIVLVSIGGWMLGMRNTMIATNSEDYITMAEAKGLRPGRIMLRYAARNAMLPSVTSFGMGLGFVVGGALLTEVVFAYPGVGYQLLNAVQGLDYPLMQGLFLTITAAVLLANFLVDILYVRLDPRVRSN
- a CDS encoding ABC transporter permease; the encoded protein is MTTALLKQPTTTPAVRKPNRSFIHGLISNKKALTGMAVMLIFIALALLAPVLFPGDPSRITAMASLEPSAEHWLGTTAKGQDVLALTVHGSRSSLFVGLTVGLASTFIGILVGLASAYFGKFIDEALSLVTNVFLLLPGLPLLVILAAFLPPGLGTVILVLVVTGWAGSARVLRSQALSIRSKDFVAAAVVSGERAGRIMFREILPNMASIVMGTLLACVIYGIGAQAGLEFLGLGDVSTVSWGNNLFWAGNEGALLTGSWWVFVPSGVCIALVAFALALINYAVDEVTNPRLRKIKTPKTSAGTAERSAAK
- a CDS encoding ABC transporter ATP-binding protein, with protein sequence MTISQVSFGSHEPVLEVKDLTVKYIGDTRSTTAVDRVSFSIGTGEVFGLAGESGCGKSTIANSIMRLLKDPAKIAGGSISFGGKDVLAMSQEELRRFRWQDVAMVFQSAMNSLNPVLTIGEQIVDIFTTHAGYSRKESMRRAAGLLELVRIDPARLKSYPHQLSGGMRQRAVIAMAVALKPSLLILDEPTTALDVVVQQEIMAQIKELQRELGFSVLFITHDMSLMVELSHRMAVMYGGRIVETAKAQDVYANPRHPYTQALMGAFPPLTGPRVPLTGLPDGVKFRNIPDLTEAAPGHFVAPFGAGTPVIEPANLEGVAL
- a CDS encoding ATP-binding cassette domain-containing protein, with the translated sequence MTPRPETLTGSPALEIRGLGKSFPVGGLFSRDSVRALHGVDLTLGRGEIVALVGESGSGKSTLARCVARLEKPTAGEILIDGVDVLKRDRFQASRAFRSQLQMVFQDPFGSLNPAHRIEHFLQRSLAIHGKAGKSGDEARRRLEGLMTTVGLEADMLNSYPHELSGGQRQRVAIARALAVEPQVILADEPTSMLDVSVRIGVLNLMRKLRDEQGISMLYITHDLASARYLADRTAVMFAGELVEEGESLDLLANPAHPYTQLLVSAVPDPARAGSYDPVRRAALRQAVMASAHCAFDGDPNQACSANEPVRHQVGDPENQHWVRCHLYRPWAAAGGHALAGEPAQPSHPTSTIQEEASA